The proteins below come from a single Cricetulus griseus strain 17A/GY chromosome 6, alternate assembly CriGri-PICRH-1.0, whole genome shotgun sequence genomic window:
- the Pdk1 gene encoding pyruvate dehydrogenase (acetyl-transferring) kinase isozyme 1, mitochondrial isoform X5, which produces MFLRQELPVRLANIMKEISLLPDNLLRTPSVQLVQSWYIQSLQELLDFKDKSAEDAKTIYEFTDTVIRIRNRHNDVIPTMAQGVTEYKESFGVDPVTSQNVQYFLDRFYMSRISIRMLLNQHSLLFGGKGSPSHRKHIGSINPNCDVVEVIKDGYENARRLCDLYYVNSPELELEELNAISPGQTIQVVYVPSHLYHMVFELFKNAMRATMEHHADKGVYPPIQVHVTLGEEDLTVKMSDRGGGVPLRKIDRLFNYMYSTAPRPRFETSRAVPLAGFGYGLPISRLYAQYFQGDLKLYSLEGYGTDAVIYIKALSTESIERLPVYNKAAWKHYKTNHEADDWCVPSREPKDMTTFRSS; this is translated from the exons ATGTTTCTTCGACAAGAGTTGCCTGTTAGATTGGCaaatataatgaaagaaataagCCTTCTTCCAGACAATCTTCTCAGGACGCCATCAGTACAGTTGGTACAAAGTTG GTATATACAGAGTCTTCAGGAGCTGCTTGATTTTAAGGACAAAAGTGCTGAAGATGCTAAAACTATTTATGA ATTCACAGACACAGTGATAAGGATCAGAAACCGGCACAATGATGTCATTCCAACCATGGCCCAGGGTGTGACCGAATACAAGGAGAGCTTCGGGGTGGATCCTGTCACCAGCCAAAATGTCCAGTACTTTTTGGATCGATTCTACATGAGTCGCATTTCAATTAGAATGTTACTCAACCAGCACT CTTTATTGTTTGGTGGAAAAGGAAGCCCATCTCATCGAAAACACATTGGAAGCATAAATCCAAACTGCGATGTAGTCGAAGTCATTAAAG ATGGCTATGAAAATGCTAGGCGGCTTTGTGATTTGTATTATGTTAACTCTCCTGAACTAGAACTTGAAGAACTAAATG CGATTTCACCAGGACAGACAATACAAGTGGTTTATGTACCATCCCATCTCTATCACATGGTGTTTGAACTGTTCAAG AATGCAATGAGGGCTACCATGGAGCACCATGCTGACAAAGGTGTCTATCCCCCGATTCAAGTTCATGTCACACTGGGTGAGGAGGATTTGACTGTgaag ATGAGTGACCGGGGAGGTGGTGTTCCACTGAGAAAGATTGACAGACTCTTCAACTACATGTACTCAACTGCACCCCGGCCTCGTTTTGAGACATCCCGTGCAGTGCCCCTG GCTGGTTTTGGTTATGGATTGCCCATATCACGCCTCTATGCACAGTACTTCCAGGGGGACCTAAAGCTGTACTCCTTGGAGGGCTACGGGACTGACGCTGTTATCTATATTAAG GCTCTGTCAACAGAATCCATCGAGAGACTCCCCGTGTATAATAAAGCTGCCTGGAAGCATTACAAAACCAACCATGAAGCTGACGACTGGTGTGTCCCCAGCAGAGAGCCGAAAGACATGACCACATTCCGAAGCTCTTAG
- the Pdk1 gene encoding pyruvate dehydrogenase (acetyl-transferring) kinase isozyme 1, mitochondrial isoform X3, producing the protein MRLARLLRGGRGIRPRREVPSASRSLASASASGPGPESERGVPGQVDFYARFSPSPLSMKQFLDFGSVNACEKTSFMFLRQELPVRLANIMKEISLLPDNLLRTPSVQLVQSWYIQSLQELLDFKDKSAEDAKTIYEFTDTVIRIRNRHNDVIPTMAQGVTEYKESFGVDPVTSQNVQYFLDRFYMSRISIRMLLNQHSLLFGGKGSPSHRKHIGSINPNCDVVEVIKDGYENARRLCDLYYVNSPELELEELNAISPGQTIQVVYVPSHLYHMVFELFKNAMRATMEHHADKGVYPPIQVHVTLGEEDLTVKMSDRGGGVPLRKIDRLFNYMYSTAPRPRFETSRAVPLAGFGYGLPISRLYAQYFQGDLKLYSLEGYGTDAVIYIKALSTESIERLPVYNKAAWKHYKTNHEADDWCVPSREPKDMTTFRSS; encoded by the exons ATGAGGCTGGCGAGGCTGCTCCGAGGCGGCCGGGGCATCAGGCCGCGCCGCGAGGTCCCCAGTGCCAGCCGCAGTCTGGCCTCGGCCTCGGCCTCGGGCCCCGGGCCGGAGTCGGAGCGCGGCGTTCCGGGCCAGGTGGACTTCTACGCGCGCTTCTCTCCGTCGCCGCTCTCCATGAAGCAGTTCCTGGACTTCG GATCAGTAAATGCTTGTGAAAAGACCTCATTTATGTTTCTTCGACAAGAGTTGCCTGTTAGATTGGCaaatataatgaaagaaataagCCTTCTTCCAGACAATCTTCTCAGGACGCCATCAGTACAGTTGGTACAAAGTTG GTATATACAGAGTCTTCAGGAGCTGCTTGATTTTAAGGACAAAAGTGCTGAAGATGCTAAAACTATTTATGA ATTCACAGACACAGTGATAAGGATCAGAAACCGGCACAATGATGTCATTCCAACCATGGCCCAGGGTGTGACCGAATACAAGGAGAGCTTCGGGGTGGATCCTGTCACCAGCCAAAATGTCCAGTACTTTTTGGATCGATTCTACATGAGTCGCATTTCAATTAGAATGTTACTCAACCAGCACT CTTTATTGTTTGGTGGAAAAGGAAGCCCATCTCATCGAAAACACATTGGAAGCATAAATCCAAACTGCGATGTAGTCGAAGTCATTAAAG ATGGCTATGAAAATGCTAGGCGGCTTTGTGATTTGTATTATGTTAACTCTCCTGAACTAGAACTTGAAGAACTAAATG CGATTTCACCAGGACAGACAATACAAGTGGTTTATGTACCATCCCATCTCTATCACATGGTGTTTGAACTGTTCAAG AATGCAATGAGGGCTACCATGGAGCACCATGCTGACAAAGGTGTCTATCCCCCGATTCAAGTTCATGTCACACTGGGTGAGGAGGATTTGACTGTgaag ATGAGTGACCGGGGAGGTGGTGTTCCACTGAGAAAGATTGACAGACTCTTCAACTACATGTACTCAACTGCACCCCGGCCTCGTTTTGAGACATCCCGTGCAGTGCCCCTG GCTGGTTTTGGTTATGGATTGCCCATATCACGCCTCTATGCACAGTACTTCCAGGGGGACCTAAAGCTGTACTCCTTGGAGGGCTACGGGACTGACGCTGTTATCTATATTAAG GCTCTGTCAACAGAATCCATCGAGAGACTCCCCGTGTATAATAAAGCTGCCTGGAAGCATTACAAAACCAACCATGAAGCTGACGACTGGTGTGTCCCCAGCAGAGAGCCGAAAGACATGACCACATTCCGAAGCTCTTAG
- the Pdk1 gene encoding pyruvate dehydrogenase (acetyl-transferring) kinase isozyme 1, mitochondrial isoform X4: MRLARLLRGGRGIRPRREVPSASRSLASASASGPGPESERGVPGQVDFYARFSPSPLSMKQFLDFGSVNACEKTSFMFLRQELPVRLANIMKEISLLPDNLLRTPSVQLVQSWYIQSLQELLDFKDKSAEDAKTIYEFTDTVIRIRNRHNDVIPTMAQGVTEYKESFGVDPVTSQNVQYFLDRFYMSRISIRMLLNQHSLLFGGKGSPSHRKHIGSINPNCDVVEVIKDGYENARRLCDLYYVNSPELELEELNAISPGQTIQVVYVPSHLYHMVFELFKNAMRATMEHHADKGVYPPIQVHVTLGEEDLTVKMSDRGGGVPLRKIDRLFNYMYSTAPRPRFETSRAVPLVCDAEEPCIHKPSSGCGIPKTSKANFTGWFWLWIAHITPLCTVLPGGPKAVLLGGLRD; encoded by the exons ATGAGGCTGGCGAGGCTGCTCCGAGGCGGCCGGGGCATCAGGCCGCGCCGCGAGGTCCCCAGTGCCAGCCGCAGTCTGGCCTCGGCCTCGGCCTCGGGCCCCGGGCCGGAGTCGGAGCGCGGCGTTCCGGGCCAGGTGGACTTCTACGCGCGCTTCTCTCCGTCGCCGCTCTCCATGAAGCAGTTCCTGGACTTCG GATCAGTAAATGCTTGTGAAAAGACCTCATTTATGTTTCTTCGACAAGAGTTGCCTGTTAGATTGGCaaatataatgaaagaaataagCCTTCTTCCAGACAATCTTCTCAGGACGCCATCAGTACAGTTGGTACAAAGTTG GTATATACAGAGTCTTCAGGAGCTGCTTGATTTTAAGGACAAAAGTGCTGAAGATGCTAAAACTATTTATGA ATTCACAGACACAGTGATAAGGATCAGAAACCGGCACAATGATGTCATTCCAACCATGGCCCAGGGTGTGACCGAATACAAGGAGAGCTTCGGGGTGGATCCTGTCACCAGCCAAAATGTCCAGTACTTTTTGGATCGATTCTACATGAGTCGCATTTCAATTAGAATGTTACTCAACCAGCACT CTTTATTGTTTGGTGGAAAAGGAAGCCCATCTCATCGAAAACACATTGGAAGCATAAATCCAAACTGCGATGTAGTCGAAGTCATTAAAG ATGGCTATGAAAATGCTAGGCGGCTTTGTGATTTGTATTATGTTAACTCTCCTGAACTAGAACTTGAAGAACTAAATG CGATTTCACCAGGACAGACAATACAAGTGGTTTATGTACCATCCCATCTCTATCACATGGTGTTTGAACTGTTCAAG AATGCAATGAGGGCTACCATGGAGCACCATGCTGACAAAGGTGTCTATCCCCCGATTCAAGTTCATGTCACACTGGGTGAGGAGGATTTGACTGTgaag ATGAGTGACCGGGGAGGTGGTGTTCCACTGAGAAAGATTGACAGACTCTTCAACTACATGTACTCAACTGCACCCCGGCCTCGTTTTGAGACATCCCGTGCAGTGCCCCTGGTATGTGATGCAGAAGAGCCATGTATCCATAAACCATCATCAGGCTGTGGTATCCCCAAAACCAGTAAAGCCAATTTCACAG GCTGGTTTTGGTTATGGATTGCCCATATCACGCCTCTATGCACAGTACTTCCAGGGGGACCTAAAGCTGTACTCCTTGGAGGGCTACGGGACTGA